Proteins encoded by one window of Bacteroidota bacterium:
- a CDS encoding T9SS type A sorting domain-containing protein, producing the protein MKTQFLNTIIFCLIFNFSCKFLQSQSVFPGFADSPQWNVSQTFWLDTEIVQYKFSSDTLMCGNTYSKFEDYYDYYFRSSGNKVYMREKNNCSDPEYVIYDFGLEAGDTMTLEFFGGEDFPTAMEVESVDTINYFGVDRKTLTINYDRCGGEMGEFDTATMQWIEGIGSDTHPFYAIFCYCDGCEFWSNLVCYDSSGVQLYGTPDVDACDIIIDVPTLTSKSPKIFPNPVSELLFFEPGNSAEYFYNIRSITNNTVMKNSTSGPLELNVERLSPGIYFFELLNVAGQRIASEKFVKL; encoded by the coding sequence ATGAAAACTCAATTTTTAAATACAATTATTTTTTGCCTGATTTTTAATTTCTCCTGCAAATTCTTACAATCTCAAAGTGTTTTTCCTGGTTTCGCCGATTCTCCACAATGGAATGTAAGTCAAACATTTTGGTTGGATACTGAAATAGTACAGTATAAATTTTCATCAGATACTCTCATGTGCGGTAACACTTATTCCAAGTTTGAAGATTATTACGATTATTATTTCCGGAGTTCAGGGAATAAAGTCTATATGCGAGAAAAAAATAATTGCAGCGACCCAGAATATGTGATTTATGATTTTGGATTGGAGGCTGGCGATACCATGACTCTTGAATTTTTTGGCGGAGAGGATTTTCCAACCGCAATGGAAGTTGAAAGCGTTGATACAATCAATTATTTTGGTGTTGACAGAAAAACGTTAACCATTAATTATGATCGATGTGGAGGAGAAATGGGTGAATTTGATACAGCAACTATGCAATGGATAGAAGGCATTGGATCGGATACACATCCCTTCTATGCTATTTTTTGTTATTGTGATGGTTGTGAGTTTTGGTCAAATTTGGTTTGTTACGACTCATCCGGAGTTCAATTATACGGAACTCCTGATGTGGATGCATGCGATATCATTATTGATGTGCCAACTCTGACAAGTAAATCTCCAAAAATTTTCCCAAATCCTGTCTCAGAACTACTGTTTTTTGAACCCGGAAATTCAGCCGAATATTTCTATAATATTCGTTCAATAACCAATAATACAGTGATGAAAAACAGCACTTCCGGACCTCTGGAGCTCAATGTAGAAAGGCTCTCCCCCGGAATCTATTTTTTTGAGTTGTTGAATGTGGCGGGACAAAGAATAGCCTCTGAAAAATTCGTCAAACTCTGA
- a CDS encoding F0F1 ATP synthase subunit beta, whose translation MQAIGKITQIIGAVVDVAFKEGNLPEILNALEVRRENGDALILEVQQHLGEDSVRTIAMDSTDGLVRGTVVYDLGSNISMPTGVEIRGRLFNVVGKAIDGMRQVKSEKQAPIHRKPPLYEELSTESEVLFTGIKVIDLIEPYAKGGKIGLFGGAGVGKTVLIQELINNIAKAYAGMSVFAGVGERTREGNDLLREFIESDVIRYGTEFKHSMEAGGWDLSKVDYAEMEKSQATLVFGQMNEPPGARARVALSGLTVAEYFRDGDANDAKGKDILFFIDNIFRFTQAGSEVSALLGRMPSAVGYQPTLATEMGIMQERITSTKRGSITSVQAVYVPADDLTDPAPATTFSHLDATTVLSRKIAELGIYPAVDPLDSTSRILTADIVGAEHYNCAQRVKSTLQRYKELQDIIAILGMDELSEEDKLVVSRARRVQRFLSQPFFVAEQFTGLKGVLVPIEETIRGFNMIMDGEVDEYPEAAFNLVGTIDDAIEKGKKLIADAKK comes from the coding sequence ATGCAAGCAATTGGTAAAATTACACAGATCATCGGCGCGGTTGTCGATGTTGCTTTTAAAGAAGGAAATCTTCCTGAAATTCTGAATGCCCTGGAAGTGCGCCGTGAGAACGGTGATGCGCTTATTCTTGAGGTGCAGCAGCATCTTGGGGAGGATAGTGTTCGCACTATCGCCATGGATTCTACCGACGGTCTCGTTCGCGGAACTGTAGTATACGATCTTGGTTCTAATATCTCCATGCCAACAGGTGTTGAGATCAGAGGGCGTTTATTCAATGTTGTTGGAAAGGCTATTGATGGTATGCGTCAGGTTAAATCAGAAAAACAGGCGCCAATTCACCGCAAACCGCCTTTATATGAGGAACTTTCGACTGAATCTGAAGTACTTTTTACAGGTATTAAGGTAATCGACCTTATCGAACCTTATGCAAAGGGTGGTAAGATCGGACTTTTTGGAGGTGCAGGGGTTGGAAAAACAGTATTGATTCAGGAATTGATCAACAATATCGCCAAAGCATACGCTGGTATGTCGGTTTTTGCCGGTGTTGGTGAAAGAACTCGTGAAGGAAATGACCTTTTAAGAGAATTTATTGAATCAGACGTAATTCGTTACGGGACTGAGTTTAAACATAGCATGGAAGCAGGTGGATGGGATCTGAGCAAGGTAGATTATGCGGAAATGGAAAAATCGCAGGCAACTCTTGTTTTCGGACAAATGAACGAACCACCGGGAGCACGTGCACGTGTGGCTTTATCCGGATTAACGGTAGCTGAGTATTTCCGTGACGGAGATGCAAATGATGCTAAAGGAAAAGACATTTTATTCTTTATTGATAATATCTTCCGTTTCACACAAGCAGGTTCTGAGGTTTCGGCTTTATTGGGTCGTATGCCTTCAGCGGTGGGTTATCAGCCTACACTTGCTACGGAAATGGGTATCATGCAAGAGCGTATCACATCAACAAAACGCGGTTCTATTACTTCCGTTCAGGCGGTTTACGTTCCTGCGGATGACTTAACAGATCCGGCTCCTGCAACAACCTTCAGTCACTTGGATGCAACAACAGTATTAAGCCGTAAAATTGCCGAGTTGGGAATTTATCCTGCGGTGGATCCACTGGATTCAACTTCAAGGATCTTAACTGCCGACATCGTTGGTGCTGAACATTACAATTGCGCACAAAGAGTAAAAAGTACCTTACAGCGTTATAAAGAATTACAGGATATCATCGCCATCCTCGGTATGGATGAGTTGAGCGAGGAAGATAAATTAGTAGTGAGTCGCGCTCGTCGTGTTCAACGTTTCTTATCTCAACCATTCTTCGTTGCAGAACAATTTACAGGTCTTAAAGGTGTATTGGTTCCGATTGAAGAAACTATCCGCGGATTTAATATGATCATGGATGGTGAAGTGGATGAATATCCTGAGGCAGCCTTCAACCTTGTAGGAACAATTGATGATGCGATTGAAAAAGGTAAAAAATTAATTGCTGACGCTAAGAAATAA
- the atpC gene encoding ATP synthase F1 subunit epsilon — MQLDILSPDKKIYSGNADGVLMPGITGSFEVLNNHAPMIAALGKGKMRVRVGKTDTVYQITGGFVEVLHNNVSVLVEGAKEI, encoded by the coding sequence ATGCAATTAGATATTCTTTCTCCCGACAAAAAAATATATTCAGGTAATGCTGATGGCGTTTTAATGCCGGGAATTACAGGCTCTTTTGAAGTATTAAACAATCACGCCCCAATGATCGCCGCATTAGGAAAAGGAAAAATGCGCGTGCGTGTTGGGAAAACAGATACCGTATACCAGATCACCGGCGGTTTTGTGGAAGTGCTCCATAATAATGTGAGTGTACTTGTAGAAGGCGCGAAAGAAATTTAA